The following are encoded together in the Oceanobacillus zhaokaii genome:
- a CDS encoding extracellular solute-binding protein — protein sequence MNTIGWKKMALGLAVSGSLFLAACSDSEDTSTSGSGEDSGDSSSATLEVGIEEGYIDFVNEIVPKFEEEYDVTVTVTERDLFDTLEALPLDGPAGLAPDVMIAPYDRIGNLGQQGHLAEVTLPDDGRYDEVDQQQVTINEKVYGSPFVIESLIMYYNKDLIDKAPATFEEIEKLTEDERFAFESESGKSTAFLANWLDFYNSYGLLSGYGGYVFGDEGTDTSDIGLNTAESIEAIEYATHWLKDIWPQGMLDATTSGNFIDEQFTNGKAAAIIGGPWSANNYTEAGVNYGVSTIPTLPNGENYQPFAGGKGWIISNYAENKEAAQNWLDFVTNDENQQLLVEMNAEVPANQNTREVVAQGDDELTIAVINQYNSAVPMPNIPEMAEVWTGAQTLMFDSASGNKTPEQSANDAVEVISGNIEQKYQ from the coding sequence ATGAATACTATAGGTTGGAAAAAAATGGCTCTCGGATTAGCAGTATCTGGTTCATTATTCTTAGCCGCATGCAGTGATAGTGAGGATACTTCCACCAGTGGAAGTGGTGAGGACAGTGGGGATAGCAGTTCTGCGACTTTAGAAGTCGGGATTGAGGAAGGCTATATTGATTTTGTAAATGAAATCGTTCCCAAATTTGAAGAAGAATACGATGTTACTGTTACAGTAACTGAAAGAGATTTATTTGACACTTTAGAGGCTTTACCATTAGACGGTCCAGCGGGGCTTGCTCCAGATGTAATGATTGCACCGTATGATAGAATTGGAAATTTGGGCCAACAAGGTCATTTAGCTGAAGTAACGCTTCCGGATGATGGTAGATATGATGAAGTTGATCAGCAGCAAGTCACAATAAATGAAAAGGTTTACGGATCACCTTTTGTTATTGAATCTTTAATTATGTATTACAACAAAGACTTAATTGATAAGGCTCCAGCTACGTTTGAAGAAATTGAAAAATTAACAGAAGATGAAAGGTTTGCTTTTGAATCTGAATCAGGAAAGAGCACAGCATTTTTAGCAAATTGGCTGGATTTCTATAATTCATATGGCTTACTTTCTGGTTATGGTGGATATGTTTTTGGTGATGAAGGAACCGATACATCAGATATCGGACTAAACACAGCTGAATCTATTGAAGCTATTGAATATGCAACGCACTGGTTAAAGGATATTTGGCCACAGGGTATGCTAGATGCTACTACTTCCGGTAACTTTATTGATGAGCAATTTACAAACGGAAAAGCTGCAGCCATTATTGGTGGACCATGGTCCGCAAATAATTATACAGAAGCAGGAGTTAATTATGGTGTTTCAACAATTCCAACATTGCCAAATGGAGAAAATTACCAACCTTTCGCTGGTGGTAAAGGCTGGATTATCAGTAATTATGCTGAAAACAAAGAGGCTGCACAAAATTGGTTGGATTTTGTAACAAATGATGAAAATCAACAACTGTTAGTTGAAATGAATGCTGAGGTTCCTGCTAATCAAAATACAAGAGAAGTTGTAGCCCAAGGGGACGACGAATTAACGATAGCTGTAATTAACCAATATAATTCTGCTGTTCCTATGCCGAATATTCCAGAAATGGCAGAAGTTTGGACTGGTGCACAAACATTAATGTTTGATAGTGCATCTGGGAATAAAACACCTGAACAATCGGCAAATGATGCAGTTGAAGTAATTAGCGGAAATATCGAACAGAAGTATCAATAA
- a CDS encoding carbohydrate ABC transporter permease, whose protein sequence is MKYTELDIKRIRNATLLSFIPGLGQFYNKQVFKGIVFLAVFLLFIIEMIGFGAGALAGLVSLGSVAGEHHSLFMLIEGSLQLLIIAIFLLFYIVNIYDARKVAKLWVENKKVNTTIKSIMSNVSDSGFPYLLTIPAYLAMIFAIIFPVLVTLLIAFTNYDFYHIPPASLIDWVGFKNFVSIFLLSSYRDTFMSVLSWTIIWTVCATTLQIVIGVFTAVVLNQKFIIAKRFFGIIFLLPWAVPAFITIMSFSNMFNDSIGAINTQVIPLLDSLLPFIDLGAIPWKTDPFWTKIAIIMIQGWLGFPYIYVLVSGILQSIPEEQYEAAKIDGANAIKRFRHITLPTIFMIAAPIFITQYTGNFNNFTMIYLFNEGGPGSIGAGAGSTDILISWIYKLTTGTSPQYSVAAAVTLFISAFVIIISLLVFKRTRAFEMED, encoded by the coding sequence GTGAAGTACACAGAGCTAGATATAAAGCGCATTCGAAATGCGACATTGCTCTCTTTTATTCCAGGGTTAGGCCAATTTTATAATAAACAAGTTTTTAAAGGAATCGTATTTCTAGCTGTTTTTCTGTTATTTATTATAGAAATGATAGGGTTTGGTGCGGGTGCATTAGCTGGATTGGTTTCACTCGGCAGTGTTGCAGGAGAGCATCACTCTCTATTCATGCTGATTGAAGGCTCCTTGCAGCTCCTCATCATTGCTATCTTTTTACTGTTTTATATTGTTAACATATATGATGCAAGGAAAGTTGCGAAATTATGGGTTGAAAATAAAAAGGTAAATACTACTATTAAATCGATCATGAGCAATGTCTCTGACAGTGGTTTTCCATACTTATTAACAATTCCAGCATATCTTGCAATGATATTCGCCATTATCTTTCCAGTTTTAGTAACATTACTGATCGCTTTTACAAACTATGATTTCTATCATATTCCACCAGCTAGTTTAATTGATTGGGTAGGATTTAAGAACTTTGTCAGTATATTTCTTCTAAGTTCATATAGAGATACATTCATGTCTGTTTTAAGCTGGACGATTATTTGGACAGTATGTGCAACAACCTTGCAAATTGTTATCGGTGTCTTTACTGCGGTCGTATTAAATCAAAAATTCATCATCGCTAAAAGATTCTTTGGTATTATCTTCTTGCTGCCATGGGCTGTACCTGCGTTTATTACCATTATGAGTTTCTCAAATATGTTTAATGACAGCATTGGTGCAATAAATACACAAGTAATTCCGCTTTTAGATTCGCTTCTGCCATTTATTGATTTAGGTGCGATTCCATGGAAGACAGATCCATTTTGGACTAAAATTGCAATTATTATGATTCAAGGATGGTTAGGTTTTCCTTATATATATGTTTTGGTGTCAGGTATTTTACAATCCATTCCAGAAGAACAATATGAAGCAGCGAAAATTGATGGTGCAAACGCAATTAAACGATTCAGGCATATTACATTGCCTACGATATTCATGATAGCTGCACCTATTTTTATTACACAGTATACAGGTAACTTTAATAATTTCACGATGATTTATCTATTTAATGAAGGTGGCCCAGGCAGTATCGGTGCAGGAGCAGGATCAACTGATATTTTAATTTCCTGGATATATAAACTAACAACTGGAACTTCACCACAATATTCTGTGGCAGCAGCGGTAACATTGTTTATTTCTGCCTTTGTAATTATTATTTCCTTACTTGTATTTAAAAGAACAAGAGCTTTTGAAATGGAGGATTAA
- a CDS encoding MGDG synthase family glycosyltransferase, translating to MIQNSKILILTGSYGNGHLKVSKTLKETFLKNGCNEVIESDLYLEAHPLLTKATKFLYIKSFSYGQKLYGSFYYAGNKDKNSLPLDFMNYYGRKTLANLVKAFNPDIIINTFPMVVVPEFLRKSGSPIPMVNVLTDFGLHNNWTHEEITRYFVASEDLKAAMVKKGISPDKIKVSGIPIEPSFEQQSDRASLVESYGLNSDKPLTLLASGAYGVLKNMVDIVNRLLNIEDNQVIVVCGHNKKLKTNLINKFGENKNVQILGYTNKMDDLMKMATVMVTKPGGITLSEALAVQVPLILYRSVPGQERENAIFFEQNGASLNVGNPDKLIDAITNVISDDKLRREMKRQMKSLYHANASEVIYDNVSEIIASEQIKLKKEII from the coding sequence ATGATACAGAATTCGAAAATATTGATATTAACCGGTAGTTACGGAAATGGTCATTTAAAGGTTTCGAAAACGCTTAAAGAAACGTTTCTGAAAAACGGATGCAATGAAGTCATTGAGTCTGACTTATATTTAGAAGCCCACCCCCTCTTAACGAAGGCGACGAAGTTTTTATATATTAAGAGCTTTTCATATGGTCAGAAGCTATATGGTTCCTTCTATTACGCAGGCAATAAAGATAAGAATAGCTTGCCCTTAGATTTTATGAACTACTATGGTAGAAAAACGCTTGCAAATTTAGTGAAGGCCTTTAATCCCGATATTATCATTAATACATTTCCAATGGTCGTTGTTCCAGAATTCCTGAGGAAATCCGGTTCGCCTATTCCGATGGTAAATGTCTTAACAGATTTTGGCCTGCATAATAACTGGACACATGAAGAAATTACGCGATATTTTGTTGCATCAGAAGATTTGAAAGCTGCTATGGTAAAAAAGGGGATTTCACCAGATAAAATTAAAGTTTCGGGGATACCAATCGAACCAAGCTTTGAACAGCAATCTGATCGTGCTTCATTAGTTGAATCATATGGTTTAAATTCCGATAAGCCTCTCACTTTACTTGCTTCTGGTGCTTATGGTGTGTTGAAAAATATGGTAGATATCGTCAATCGTCTTCTTAACATTGAGGATAATCAGGTGATTGTTGTTTGTGGACACAATAAAAAACTCAAAACGAATTTAATCAATAAATTCGGTGAGAATAAAAATGTGCAAATTTTAGGCTATACAAATAAAATGGACGACTTAATGAAAATGGCTACTGTAATGGTAACGAAGCCTGGTGGAATCACATTAAGTGAAGCATTAGCCGTACAGGTTCCATTAATTTTATATCGCTCTGTTCCCGGTCAAGAACGGGAAAATGCTATATTTTTTGAACAAAATGGGGCTTCTCTTAACGTTGGCAACCCTGACAAACTCATCGATGCAATAACGAATGTAATTTCCGACGATAAGCTGCGACGGGAGATGAAGCGTCAGATGAAATCCTTATACCATGCCAATGCATCTGAAGTTATTTATGATAATGTTAGTGAGATAATTGCTAGCGAACAAATAAAACTAAAGAAGGAAATTATTTAA
- a CDS encoding alpha-glycosidase — MFREAIYHRPKNNYSYAYDEKRLHIRLKTKKHDIDQVKIIHGDPYDWDENGWQFSRKNMLLQASDEFFDYWIVEITPPFRRLRYGFELQSGKEKLVYTEKGFYNVAPTDDTAYYFCFPFLNAADVFKAPEWVKDTVWYQIFPERFANGDPSLNPTGTLSWGKSKPTPTNFFGGDFQGVIDNLDYLVDLGINGIYFTPVFKAHSNHKYDTIDYMEIDPQFGDKETFSHLVKECHQRGIRVMLDAVFNHSGYYFSPFQDVLKNQEKSAYKDWFHLRNFPVIEEPRPNYDTFAYVGSMPKLNTEHPEVRAYLLEVARYWTEEFDIDGWRLDVANEVDHAFWREFRKVVKKKNPDAYILGEIWHDSMPWLHGDQFDAVMNYPFTNGAIDFFAKDAIDASSFANAISNVLTMYPANVNEVSFNLLDSHDTPRILTLAKKNKARVKLLYLFQLSFIGTPCIYYGDEIGMTGGNDPDCRACMEWEEQKQDQDLFHYVKLLIEFRKSDSLFGNGGSFRFLHTDNRQNSIVYEKFDGERRLIFVVNNSKAASEIPISSLLNLETGKIVEWIILDHLSLQKKPAMLESIIRVQPLGFRIFELK, encoded by the coding sequence ATGTTTCGTGAAGCAATTTACCACCGGCCAAAAAATAATTACTCCTATGCCTATGACGAAAAAAGACTGCATATTCGCCTCAAAACAAAAAAACACGACATTGATCAGGTGAAGATCATTCATGGAGATCCTTACGATTGGGATGAAAATGGTTGGCAATTTAGTCGTAAAAATATGCTATTGCAAGCATCGGACGAATTTTTTGATTACTGGATTGTAGAAATAACCCCTCCTTTTCGCCGGCTGCGGTATGGATTCGAACTACAGAGCGGAAAGGAGAAACTCGTATATACGGAAAAAGGTTTTTACAATGTCGCTCCTACTGATGACACTGCCTACTATTTCTGCTTCCCATTTCTCAATGCTGCAGATGTATTCAAGGCACCTGAATGGGTAAAAGACACGGTTTGGTATCAAATATTTCCGGAGCGTTTTGCAAATGGTGATCCCAGTTTAAATCCAACTGGAACACTTTCTTGGGGGAAATCCAAACCAACACCGACTAATTTCTTTGGTGGTGATTTTCAGGGTGTCATTGACAATCTTGATTACTTAGTTGATCTAGGCATAAATGGAATTTACTTCACCCCTGTTTTTAAAGCGCATTCAAACCATAAATACGATACGATCGATTATATGGAAATTGATCCGCAATTTGGCGATAAAGAAACGTTCAGCCATCTAGTAAAAGAATGTCATCAACGTGGTATTCGTGTAATGTTAGATGCTGTATTTAATCACAGTGGCTATTATTTCTCACCATTTCAGGATGTTTTGAAAAATCAAGAGAAGTCTGCTTATAAAGATTGGTTTCATTTACGTAATTTTCCAGTTATCGAGGAGCCAAGACCAAATTATGATACATTTGCATACGTTGGATCAATGCCTAAGCTTAATACAGAACATCCAGAAGTAAGAGCATATTTACTTGAAGTTGCACGATATTGGACTGAAGAGTTTGACATTGATGGTTGGCGTTTAGATGTAGCAAATGAAGTTGACCATGCCTTTTGGAGAGAATTCCGCAAAGTTGTCAAAAAGAAGAATCCAGATGCTTATATTCTAGGTGAAATCTGGCATGATTCGATGCCGTGGTTACATGGTGATCAATTTGATGCAGTCATGAATTATCCATTTACAAATGGAGCAATTGACTTTTTTGCTAAAGATGCCATCGATGCAAGTAGCTTTGCTAATGCCATATCCAACGTTCTAACGATGTACCCTGCAAATGTTAATGAGGTTTCATTTAATCTGCTTGATAGTCATGATACACCTAGGATCTTAACACTGGCAAAGAAAAATAAAGCCCGGGTAAAATTGCTATATTTATTCCAATTGTCTTTTATCGGAACGCCTTGTATTTATTATGGCGATGAAATCGGAATGACTGGTGGTAATGATCCTGACTGCCGAGCATGCATGGAATGGGAAGAACAGAAACAAGATCAAGACCTATTTCATTATGTAAAATTACTAATCGAATTTCGAAAATCGGACTCCCTATTCGGTAATGGCGGTTCATTTAGATTTCTTCACACAGACAACAGACAAAATAGTATCGTTTATGAAAAATTTGATGGAGAAAGAAGGTTAATTTTTGTAGTTAATAATAGTAAGGCAGCAAGCGAGATTCCGATTAGCAGCCTCTTAAATTTGGAAACTGGTAAAATAGTTGAATGGATAATATTAGACCATTTATCTTTACAGAAAAAACCAGCTATGCTGGAATCTATAATCAGAGTACAACCATTAGGTTTTCGTATTTTTGAATTAAAATAA
- a CDS encoding MFS transporter, which translates to MAILKGISAKQEFFLLVIALFLIEFVRGAFIFSFLPGLSIHPLGISLTIIGVAVSIHFIGDSVTNLIIGYVMKPLGSNLVIHLSFFISLVSLTIAATWTNSFTMIFSALLLGIGVCPLWIILLAKAGNKKRGQNISIVYFGWLSGIGAGLVTMNHFLQFNIHHILWFLPILVLLGWIIYSLANKGDISYRHSDLKEQRDITFRLLKTSKVVVPGLIFQGIAIGMIIPILPAFAINVLGVTTNQYSLLMLLGGGSALLFLVPIGKLVDRITNKLILFIIGLCLLAMSLLFLIISPNLAVTISIVVFLGICYALYLPAWNSFIASYIPENLKEAGWGIFSALQGFGVMIGPTVGSILAHQNNIITTIQFSAGIFGLTAVIYLFYSLWYRNKNLLL; encoded by the coding sequence ATGGCTATTCTTAAAGGCATTTCCGCTAAGCAGGAATTTTTCTTACTTGTGATCGCCCTTTTTCTCATCGAATTTGTGCGCGGCGCATTTATTTTTAGCTTTCTCCCTGGATTATCGATTCATCCTTTAGGGATTTCTTTAACGATAATCGGGGTGGCGGTATCCATTCATTTTATTGGGGATTCTGTAACAAACCTAATCATTGGTTATGTTATGAAACCACTTGGCAGCAATCTTGTGATTCATTTAAGCTTTTTTATTTCTTTGGTTAGCTTAACAATTGCTGCTACATGGACAAATAGTTTCACAATGATTTTTAGTGCCCTTTTATTAGGGATTGGTGTCTGCCCGCTTTGGATTATTTTATTAGCAAAAGCAGGAAATAAAAAACGTGGTCAAAATATTAGCATTGTTTATTTTGGCTGGCTTTCAGGAATCGGTGCAGGGCTTGTTACGATGAACCACTTTTTGCAGTTTAATATCCATCATATTTTGTGGTTTCTGCCAATACTCGTTCTCCTCGGTTGGATAATTTATAGCCTTGCCAACAAAGGGGACATATCCTATCGTCATTCCGATTTAAAGGAGCAACGAGATATTACGTTCCGCTTATTAAAAACAAGTAAGGTGGTTGTACCTGGATTAATATTTCAGGGCATTGCAATCGGCATGATTATCCCTATTCTCCCAGCATTTGCAATTAATGTTCTGGGGGTAACCACGAATCAGTATTCCTTGTTAATGCTGTTAGGTGGAGGAAGTGCACTGTTATTTCTCGTACCAATCGGAAAGCTAGTCGATCGTATTACCAATAAATTAATTCTGTTTATAATAGGCCTATGTCTGCTTGCAATGTCACTATTATTTTTAATTATTAGCCCAAATCTTGCTGTAACAATCTCAATCGTTGTTTTTCTAGGGATATGTTATGCCCTATATTTACCCGCTTGGAATTCTTTTATTGCGAGCTACATTCCAGAAAATCTAAAGGAGGCCGGTTGGGGAATATTCTCGGCATTACAAGGGTTTGGCGTAATGATTGGACCTACAGTTGGTAGTATTTTGGCCCATCAAAACAATATTATCACTACAATACAATTCAGTGCAGGTATTTTCGGATTGACTGCTGTCATCTATTTATTTTATTCATTATGGTATAGAAATAAGAATTTATTGCTGTAA
- a CDS encoding VOC family protein, translating to MSVDIYLTFNGNCREAVLFYAEVFGTEKPKIMTFGDQPSDPEYPLPEGTEDLVMHTRLNIDGSNVMFSDNFPGMPFVEGNNITLAVINKNEDEIRAAYEKLSEGGEVGLELQETSWSKLYGQVTDKFGIGWQFNLDSGGMGY from the coding sequence ATGTCAGTTGATATCTATCTTACGTTTAATGGTAATTGTCGAGAAGCTGTATTATTTTATGCAGAGGTTTTTGGAACAGAGAAGCCTAAAATTATGACTTTTGGTGATCAGCCGTCTGACCCGGAATATCCTTTACCAGAGGGAACAGAGGATTTGGTCATGCATACGAGACTCAATATTGATGGAAGTAATGTGATGTTTTCCGATAATTTCCCTGGGATGCCGTTTGTTGAAGGTAATAACATTACTTTAGCTGTAATTAATAAAAATGAGGATGAGATTAGAGCCGCCTACGAGAAATTGAGTGAGGGTGGAGAAGTTGGATTGGAGCTTCAAGAAACATCGTGGAGCAAGCTCTATGGACAAGTAACTGACAAATTTGGAATCGGTTGGCAATTTAACTTGGATAGTGGAGGAATGGGATATTAA